A genomic window from Carassius carassius chromosome 29, fCarCar2.1, whole genome shotgun sequence includes:
- the LOC132110065 gene encoding solute carrier family 25 member 48: MTVFQFDDFLAGWIGGASSVIVGHPLDTVKTRLQAGKGYKNTLHCVVTIYKKENVTGFFKGLSFPLASITLYNSMVFGFFSNTQRLISRYRYGDGRHPCSMFDLTVASMLTGLVSVGVGAPVDLVKIRLQMQTQPVLAENFNLAGNGSVPLRSMGIQSQLLYRGPLHCISTVLQNEGIQGLYRGAGAMILRDVPGYTLYFVPYTLFCNWLNPDGNASLHPCCIWLAGGLAGSISWVTATPADVVKSRLQADAMQQRKYKGILHCTMQSYKTEGIHVFFRGATVNAVRGFPMCATMFLGYELSLQFFRSF; this comes from the exons ATGACAGTCTTTCAATTTGATGATTTTTTAGCTGGATGGATTGGAG GAGCATCCAGTGTGATTGTGGGACATCCACTTGACACGGTCAAG ACTCGTTTACAAGCTGGCAAAGGATACAAGAATACGCTCCACTGTGTTGTAACGAtctacaaaaaagaaaat GTAACAGGCTTTTTCAAAGGACTGTCCTTTCCATTGGCCAGCATCACTCTTTATAATTCTATGGTGTTCGGTTTCTTCAGCAACACACAGCGCCTCATTAGCAGATATCGTTATGGTGATGGCAGACACCCATGCAGCATGTTTGACTTGACTGTAGCGAGCATGCTGACTGGTCTGGTGTCAGTGGGGGTGGGCGCTCCTGTTGACCTTGTCAAAATTAGACTGCAGATGCAAACCCAACCTGTTCTTGCAG AGAACTTTAACCTTGCTGGGAATGGGAGTGTCCCTCTCCGGTCAATGGGAATTCAGTCCCAGTTGTTGTACAGAGGGCCACTGCACTGCATTAGTACCGTCCTGCAGAACGAGGGCATTCAAGGGCTCTACAGGGGCGCGGGAGCCATGATATTGCGGGATGTACCCGGATACACCCTGTACTTCGTACCATACACGTTATTCTGTAACTGGCTGAATCCTGATGGCAATGCCTCGCTCCATCCCTGCTGTATATGGCTAGCAGGAGGTTTAGCAG GATCCATCTCGTGGGTCACCGCCACACCAGCAGATGTTGTGAAAAGCCGGTTGCAGGCGGATGCCATGCAGCAAAGGAAATACAAGGGCATTCTGCACTGCACCATGCAAAGTTACAAGACAGAGGGAATACAT GTTTTCTTTCGTGGAGCGACTGTCAATGCCGTCAGAGGATTTCCGATGTGTGCAACTATGTTTCTTGGTTACGAGCTTTCCCTCCAGTTTTTCCGCAGTTTCTAA